A stretch of Acidovorax sp. RAC01 DNA encodes these proteins:
- a CDS encoding urease accessory protein UreF, whose protein sequence is MRTDRPAPLPAASLLQLIWLASPALPVGGFSYSEGLESAIENAGVASESAVADWLLDQLHLAQSRGDMALIAKAVGAWRRTDWAHVRELNDWVLHTRETSELRLQSEQMGRSMADWLRNQHQGDPTHMPAVQHLAALPPTYPVAFALAASITQASVRDVLLAYAFGWAENMVQAALKSMQLGQSAGQRILARLADAIPAAADHAISLMDSERQAFSPMLAILSAQHEVQYSRLFRS, encoded by the coding sequence GTGCGCACCGACCGCCCCGCCCCCCTCCCCGCAGCCAGCCTGCTCCAGCTCATCTGGCTCGCATCCCCCGCGCTGCCCGTGGGGGGGTTTTCGTATTCCGAGGGGCTGGAAAGCGCCATTGAAAACGCCGGTGTCGCCAGCGAATCCGCCGTGGCCGACTGGCTGCTCGACCAGTTGCACCTCGCACAGTCGCGTGGCGACATGGCGCTCATCGCCAAAGCGGTGGGCGCCTGGCGCCGCACTGACTGGGCGCATGTGCGTGAGCTCAACGACTGGGTGCTGCACACCCGCGAGACCAGTGAGCTGCGTTTGCAAAGCGAGCAAATGGGCCGGTCGATGGCCGACTGGCTGCGCAACCAGCACCAGGGCGATCCAACGCACATGCCTGCGGTGCAGCACCTGGCCGCCCTGCCCCCCACCTACCCGGTGGCGTTTGCACTGGCCGCCTCCATCACGCAGGCCTCGGTGCGCGATGTGCTGCTGGCCTACGCCTTCGGCTGGGCCGAGAACATGGTGCAGGCCGCCCTCAAGTCCATGCAACTGGGCCAGAGCGCAGGCCAGCGCATCCTGGCCAGGCTGGCAGACGCCATACCCGCCGCCGCCGACCACGCCATCAGCCTGATGGACAGCGAGCGCCAGGCCTTTTCGCCCATGCTGGCCATCCTGAGTGCCCAGCATGAAGTGCAGTATTCAAGACTTTTCCGCTCCTAG
- the ureG gene encoding urease accessory protein UreG, giving the protein MTTPLHHIPHRTKNLPPLRVGIGGPVGSGKTTLLEMLCKAMRDDYDLVAITNDIYTKEDQRLLTVSGALPAERILGVETGGCPHTAIREDCSINLEAIDRMLGDFPDADIVFVESGGDNLAATFSPELSDLTIYVIDVAAGEKIPRKGGPGITKSDLFIINKTDLAPHVGANLDVMHADTTRMRTSAQGQLKPFAMTNLKTLDGLNAVIQFIETRGMLQKTPRAVG; this is encoded by the coding sequence ATGACCACCCCACTGCACCACATCCCCCACCGCACCAAGAACCTGCCCCCGCTGCGCGTAGGCATCGGCGGCCCCGTCGGCTCGGGCAAGACCACCCTGCTCGAAATGCTGTGCAAGGCCATGCGCGACGACTACGACCTGGTGGCCATCACCAACGACATCTACACCAAGGAAGACCAGCGCCTGCTCACCGTGAGCGGCGCCCTGCCGGCCGAGCGCATCCTGGGCGTGGAAACCGGTGGCTGCCCCCACACTGCCATCCGCGAAGACTGCTCCATCAACCTCGAAGCCATCGACCGCATGCTGGGCGACTTCCCCGATGCCGACATCGTGTTCGTGGAAAGCGGCGGCGACAACCTGGCCGCCACCTTCAGCCCCGAACTGAGCGACCTCACCATCTACGTCATCGACGTGGCCGCTGGCGAGAAGATCCCCAGGAAGGGCGGCCCCGGCATCACCAAGAGCGACCTGTTCATCATCAACAAGACCGACCTGGCCCCCCATGTGGGCGCCAACCTGGATGTGATGCACGCCGACACCACGCGCATGCGCACCAGTGCGCAGGGCCAGCTCAAGCCTTTTGCAATGACCAACCTCAAGACCCTGGACGGCCTGAACGCCGTCATCCAGTTCATCGAGACCCGCGGAATGCTGCAAAAGACCCCGCGCGCAGTCGGCTAG
- the ureE gene encoding urease accessory protein UreE, whose product MIQVSKLLPQGQGLAPVLLKRATTVELDWDVRQKSRFAATDSAGRELGIFLPRGTLVRGGDVLVAEDGSMVRVVAAPQPVLVITHCQNHGTPFDLTRAAYHLGNRHVPIELQPDHLKIEPDHVLADMLRAMHLIVKEQNLAFEPEGGAYAPGHGGGHHHAGHGHGHDHDHAHDHDHDHGHSHASPAHDHADGHAHGDAPAAATPPARGRTVSIPVVANTGHVHGPHCNHDH is encoded by the coding sequence ATGATCCAGGTTTCCAAACTCCTCCCCCAGGGCCAGGGCCTCGCCCCTGTGCTGCTCAAGCGCGCCACCACGGTCGAACTGGACTGGGACGTGCGCCAGAAAAGCCGATTTGCCGCCACCGACTCCGCCGGGCGCGAGCTGGGCATCTTCCTGCCCCGCGGCACGCTGGTGCGCGGCGGCGACGTGCTGGTGGCCGAGGACGGCTCCATGGTCCGCGTGGTCGCCGCGCCCCAGCCGGTGCTGGTCATCACCCACTGCCAGAACCACGGCACGCCGTTTGACCTGACCCGCGCTGCCTACCACCTGGGCAACCGGCACGTCCCCATCGAACTGCAGCCCGACCACCTCAAGATCGAGCCCGACCATGTGCTGGCCGACATGCTGCGTGCCATGCACCTGATCGTGAAAGAGCAAAACCTGGCGTTCGAGCCCGAAGGCGGCGCGTATGCACCCGGGCATGGCGGCGGGCACCACCACGCGGGGCATGGTCACGGGCACGACCATGACCATGCGCACGATCACGATCACGATCACGGCCACAGCCATGCATCCCCCGCACACGACCACGCCGACGGGCACGCCCATGGCGATGCCCCCGCTGCCGCCACGCCCCCGGCCCGTGGCCGCACCGTGTCCATCCCGGTGGTCGCCAACACGGGGCATGTGCACGGCCCGCACTGCAACCACGACCACTGA